One genomic window of Desulfobacterales bacterium includes the following:
- a CDS encoding radical SAM protein: MNPDSSEKFKAPGFWESLREAFLGAPRTFACLQVEVTSRCPARCNYCPHTTLKDVWQPRDMSLETFGRLWPAMRASARVHLQGWGEPLMNPAFFKMTAIARKAGCRVSTTTCGLHLNEELARKIVDSGIDIIAFSLAGTDAATNEVRRGADFEKVCRSIATLQNIRRARGGVHLEVHFAYLMLASTMESVRTLPALAKELGVHAAVVSTLDYIPASGFEKEAFGPHEAEKLAQATGWLKEAEAKARALEVDFHWSLPSPDAPGNECRENVSRCFYIAADGAVSPCVYLNLPVRMEDPGRRIFGNVNEREVLEIWADERFLAFRKALASGAPDPACKSCPKRFMAG, encoded by the coding sequence ATGAATCCTGATTCCAGTGAAAAGTTCAAAGCACCGGGTTTTTGGGAAAGCCTCCGGGAGGCTTTTCTGGGGGCGCCCCGAACCTTTGCCTGCCTTCAGGTGGAAGTCACGTCCCGCTGCCCGGCCCGCTGCAACTACTGCCCGCATACGACCTTAAAGGATGTGTGGCAGCCGCGGGACATGAGCCTGGAGACATTCGGCCGGCTGTGGCCGGCCATGCGGGCAAGCGCCCGGGTGCACCTGCAGGGCTGGGGCGAACCGCTGATGAATCCGGCCTTTTTCAAGATGACCGCGATTGCGAGAAAAGCCGGCTGCCGTGTATCCACAACAACCTGCGGCCTTCATCTGAACGAGGAACTGGCGAGAAAAATCGTCGACAGCGGCATCGACATCATCGCCTTTTCTCTTGCCGGCACCGATGCCGCCACCAACGAAGTGCGCCGCGGCGCCGATTTCGAAAAAGTATGCCGATCCATCGCCACATTACAGAATATCCGGCGTGCTCGCGGCGGAGTCCACCTGGAAGTCCACTTTGCCTATTTGATGCTCGCATCCACGATGGAATCGGTTCGGACTCTTCCGGCCTTGGCAAAAGAGCTGGGGGTCCACGCGGCCGTCGTCAGCACCCTCGACTACATTCCGGCTTCAGGTTTTGAAAAGGAGGCCTTTGGCCCCCACGAAGCCGAAAAACTGGCCCAAGCAACCGGATGGCTCAAAGAAGCCGAAGCTAAAGCCAGGGCTTTGGAAGTAGACTTTCACTGGTCGCTGCCAAGTCCCGACGCACCCGGAAACGAATGTCGGGAAAACGTCTCCCGCTGCTTTTATATTGCTGCCGACGGAGCCGTATCTCCCTGCGTCTACCTGAATCTGCCGGTGCGTATGGAAGACCCCGGACGCCGGATCTTCGGCAATGTCAACGAGCGTGAGGTGCTGGAAATCTGGGCTGATGAGCGTTTTCTGGCTTTTCGCAAAGCCCTGGCGAGCGGCGCACCGGACCCTGCATGCAAAAGCTGTCCGAAAAGGTTTATGGCCGGATGA
- a CDS encoding transglutaminase-like domain-containing protein, which yields MYFKRMKIFWIGAALSGILFLTLFSQRIGFFDERPADQFSIAISSDASVPEKDTWKNIFQNGEKIGVSHSTLSKMPTGYQLQETLYLRINTMGMVQDINLNTTGRLHPDFSLAAFDFKISSGRFQFTAKGSVSDNALTIISQSSGSPRKDTLQLDQKLYLTTGIIDAVMASEFDDSQVLTLFVFDPATMSRQPVDIRVLGREDIRIMGQLLKARKVSLSFKGATQLAWIGESGEILKEQGLLGISLEKTTRTDALFGLPVVSSQDLTQVASVPANIRIENAEQLDRLRLKIDGIQSSEVFLDGGRQTFRQNTLTIVRESLNGLPSDRAEKSGNDAMAEFLKPSLFIQSDDPIIRKLADSVVSADDTAVVKAKKLMDWVYQNIEKRPVLSLPDALSTLENRVGDCNEHAMLLSALARAAGIPVKVEAGLVYLNGRFYYHAWNNLYFGEWITADALFGQMPADVTHIRFSSGAHSLQLDIMGIIGKVKLEILPF from the coding sequence ATGTATTTTAAAAGAATGAAAATTTTCTGGATAGGGGCAGCCCTTTCCGGAATTCTATTTTTAACCCTTTTTTCCCAGCGAATCGGCTTTTTTGATGAACGTCCGGCAGACCAGTTCAGCATTGCCATATCTTCAGATGCATCCGTGCCGGAAAAAGATACCTGGAAAAATATTTTTCAAAATGGTGAAAAAATCGGCGTATCCCACTCAACCCTGTCGAAGATGCCCACCGGCTATCAATTGCAGGAAACCCTGTATCTGCGCATCAATACCATGGGCATGGTCCAGGACATCAACCTCAACACCACCGGAAGGCTCCACCCTGATTTCAGCCTGGCGGCTTTTGATTTTAAAATAAGCTCGGGGCGGTTTCAGTTTACCGCCAAGGGGTCGGTCTCGGACAACGCCCTCACGATTATCTCGCAAAGTTCCGGCTCACCCCGGAAAGACACGCTCCAGTTGGATCAGAAACTTTATCTAACCACCGGCATTATCGATGCGGTCATGGCTTCCGAATTTGACGATTCCCAGGTGCTGACGCTGTTCGTGTTTGATCCGGCCACCATGAGCCGGCAGCCGGTGGACATCCGGGTGCTGGGCCGGGAAGATATCCGCATCATGGGGCAGCTCCTGAAAGCCCGGAAAGTGTCCCTGTCTTTTAAAGGCGCCACCCAGCTGGCCTGGATCGGAGAATCCGGCGAAATATTAAAGGAACAGGGACTTCTGGGAATCAGTCTTGAAAAAACCACCCGAACGGATGCCCTGTTCGGGCTTCCGGTAGTATCCAGCCAGGACCTTACCCAAGTGGCTTCGGTTCCCGCGAATATCCGAATCGAAAATGCCGAACAGCTTGACAGGCTCCGGTTAAAAATCGACGGGATTCAATCAAGTGAAGTCTTTCTGGACGGCGGCAGACAGACATTCCGGCAGAATACCCTGACCATCGTCCGGGAATCCCTCAACGGGCTTCCGTCCGACCGTGCTGAAAAAAGCGGGAATGACGCCATGGCCGAATTTCTCAAACCATCCCTTTTTATCCAGTCGGATGACCCCATAATCAGAAAACTGGCAGATTCCGTCGTGTCGGCGGATGATACCGCCGTAGTCAAAGCCAAAAAACTGATGGACTGGGTGTATCAAAATATTGAAAAGCGCCCGGTCCTGTCGCTGCCGGATGCACTTTCAACCCTGGAAAACCGTGTGGGGGATTGCAACGAACATGCCATGCTGCTGTCGGCTCTTGCCAGGGCGGCCGGTATTCCCGTTAAAGTCGAAGCCGGGCTGGTCTACTTAAACGGGCGATTTTACTACCATGCCTGGAATAATCTATACTTTGGTGAGTGGATTACGGCGGACGCCTTATTTGGCCAGATGCCGGCCGACGTAACCCACATTCGCTTCTCCAGTGGTGCACACTCCCTGCAGCTCGATATTATGGGAATCATCGGCAAAGTGAAATTGGAGATCCTGCCGTTTTGA
- a CDS encoding DUF3124 domain-containing protein, with product MNIPKTSVIVVLFLLLSGFLPNGHGDVRAESDPVLSKGQTLYVPIYSHIYSGNREQPFYLAVTVSIRNIDPVYPIDILLADYNDSGGKLIKQYIEGPLQLNALSTTRFIIKEADKIGGSGANFIIKWSSARMVNPPIIESVMIGTYGQQGISFTSRSKVIKEHTE from the coding sequence ATGAATATTCCTAAAACATCCGTAATAGTGGTTCTGTTCCTTCTGCTGTCCGGATTCCTCCCTAACGGCCATGGGGATGTCCGGGCCGAATCCGATCCGGTTCTGTCAAAGGGGCAAACCCTGTATGTCCCGATCTATTCTCACATTTACAGCGGCAACCGGGAGCAGCCGTTTTATCTGGCGGTAACCGTGAGCATCCGAAACATAGACCCCGTTTATCCCATTGATATCCTGCTGGCGGACTATAACGATTCCGGCGGCAAGCTTATCAAACAATATATTGAAGGCCCGCTGCAACTCAACGCCCTGTCCACAACCCGTTTTATTATCAAGGAAGCCGATAAGATCGGCGGTTCGGGCGCCAACTTTATCATCAAGTGGTCGTCTGCCCGGATGGTCAACCCGCCGATCATCGAATCGGTGATGATCGGCACATACGGCCAGCAGGGTATTTCGTTTACATCACGGAGCAAAGTCATTAAAGAGCATACCGAGTAA
- a CDS encoding PilZ domain-containing protein, translating to MSNDSFTDSQDGRRSEPRSYTDQYHCVEFQIYSIGSFYQFKIWDISNKGMCILVKENSAVMNHIKVDDVIEMKYYPKETSASIENIKTQIRHITKSEQGRFKGHYLVGLSVLDKYPIEKSV from the coding sequence ATGTCAAATGATTCTTTCACGGATTCCCAGGATGGACGCCGTTCCGAACCCCGATCGTATACCGATCAGTACCATTGCGTTGAGTTTCAAATATACAGCATCGGGTCCTTTTATCAGTTTAAAATCTGGGATATTTCCAATAAGGGGATGTGCATCCTGGTAAAAGAAAACTCCGCCGTCATGAATCACATCAAAGTTGATGATGTGATTGAAATGAAATATTATCCGAAGGAAACATCCGCTTCCATTGAAAACATCAAAACCCAAATCCGGCACATCACCAAAAGCGAGCAGGGCCGCTTTAAGGGCCATTATCTGGTCGGACTCTCCGTTTTAGATAAATACCCCATCGAAAAGTCTGTATAA
- a CDS encoding ABC transporter ATP-binding protein, protein MIELQNTTKHYGKTLAVNTLSLTVPAGQIFGFIGPNGAGKTTTIKMMGGLLAPTSGSVNICGTNMATHPEQAKTKIGFIPDRPYLYEKITAMEFLRFTAALYGVDGSGFVDRAQEKLHLFSLLDWANELIGSFSHGMKQRLIMAAALLHNPEVIIVDEPMVGLDPVAIKMVKSLFKRLAAEGAAIFMSTHTLQVAEDVCDRIGVIHKGALLAIGTTDELRQNTHLQGAALEDVFIKLTTEN, encoded by the coding sequence ATGATTGAACTTCAAAATACAACAAAGCACTATGGCAAAACCCTTGCGGTGAACACGTTAAGTCTGACCGTTCCCGCCGGTCAGATCTTTGGCTTCATCGGACCCAACGGCGCCGGCAAAACCACCACCATTAAAATGATGGGCGGATTGCTGGCCCCGACTTCCGGCAGCGTGAATATTTGCGGAACCAACATGGCGACCCATCCGGAACAGGCCAAAACCAAAATAGGCTTTATCCCCGATCGGCCGTATCTCTATGAAAAAATTACCGCCATGGAATTTTTAAGGTTTACGGCAGCGCTGTACGGCGTTGATGGTTCCGGTTTTGTGGATAGAGCCCAAGAAAAATTGCACCTGTTTTCACTCCTGGACTGGGCCAACGAATTGATCGGATCTTTTTCTCACGGAATGAAACAGCGTCTGATCATGGCAGCCGCCCTGCTGCATAACCCGGAAGTCATCATCGTTGACGAGCCCATGGTGGGGCTCGATCCGGTCGCCATCAAGATGGTGAAAAGCCTGTTTAAACGCCTGGCCGCTGAAGGCGCCGCCATTTTCATGTCCACCCACACGTTGCAGGTGGCTGAAGACGTCTGTGATCGCATCGGCGTTATTCACAAGGGCGCCCTGCTGGCAATCGGTACCACCGACGAGTTGAGACAAAATACCCACCTCCAGGGCGCAGCCCTGGAGGATGTGTTCATCAAGCTGACAACCGAAAATTAA
- a CDS encoding SDR family oxidoreductase — MTKSIMITGASSGIGRSLAHEMAGRGYALALAARRLEELQTVRTDIERVHPAVQVSVRRLDVTEYDTISPALQGFAEDLGGLDIVFANAGIGLGEKIGTGEFSSARRTIETNLIGAMATVDAAVAYFLQRGSGHIVGTSSVAAFRGTPRGSSYCASKAGFACYLEALRAEAYRKNIAVTVFYPGYIDTPLNRMLRSRPFLISTEKAALLMANLIERKVRSSTVPAMPWCIIARLLKILPTRIIAGL, encoded by the coding sequence ATGACAAAATCCATCATGATAACGGGCGCCTCGTCGGGGATTGGACGCTCACTGGCGCATGAAATGGCCGGTCGCGGCTATGCCCTGGCGCTTGCCGCAAGACGCCTGGAAGAATTGCAAACGGTCCGGACGGACATCGAACGCGTCCATCCCGCGGTTCAGGTCAGCGTCCGCCGGCTCGATGTGACCGAATACGATACCATCTCCCCTGCCCTCCAGGGGTTTGCTGAGGACCTGGGGGGACTGGACATCGTTTTTGCCAATGCCGGCATCGGTCTGGGGGAAAAAATCGGCACCGGGGAGTTCAGCAGCGCCCGGCGCACCATCGAGACAAACCTCATCGGCGCCATGGCAACGGTTGATGCTGCGGTTGCCTATTTCCTGCAACGGGGAAGCGGTCACATTGTCGGCACCAGTTCGGTGGCAGCGTTTCGCGGCACACCACGGGGATCGTCCTATTGCGCCTCAAAAGCCGGATTTGCCTGTTATCTTGAAGCCCTGCGGGCCGAAGCGTACCGAAAAAACATAGCCGTCACCGTCTTTTACCCCGGCTACATCGACACCCCCCTGAACCGGATGCTGCGCAGCCGGCCCTTTCTGATTTCGACTGAGAAAGCGGCCTTGCTGATGGCAAACTTGATCGAACGCAAGGTTCGGTCGTCCACGGTTCCGGCCATGCCCTGGTGCATCATCGCGCGCCTGCTGAAGATATTGCCGACCCGAATCATTGCAGGTCTTTAG